A single region of the Panthera tigris isolate Pti1 chromosome B1, P.tigris_Pti1_mat1.1, whole genome shotgun sequence genome encodes:
- the RCHY1 gene encoding RING finger and CHY zinc finger domain-containing protein 1, giving the protein MEEMAASAREDGARGQKQGRRGCKHYDRGCLLKAPCCDKLYTCRLCHDNNEDHQLDRFKVKEVQCINCEKIQHAQQTCEECSTLFGEYYCSICHLFDKDKKQYHCENCGICRIGPKEDFFHCLKCNLCLAMNLQGKHKCIENVSRQNCPICLEDIHTSRVVAHVLPCGHLLHRTCYEEMLKEGYRCPLCMHSALDMTRYWRQLDDEVAQTPMPSEYQNMTVDILCNDCNGRSTVQFHILGMKCNICESYNTAQAGGCRISLDQQ; this is encoded by the exons ATGGAGGAGATGGCGGCCTCGGCGCGGGAAGATGGCGCCCGCGGCCAAAAGCAAGGGCGGCGGGGCTGCAAACACTATGACAGAGGATGTCTCCTGAAG GCACCTTGTTGTGACAAACTTTATACTTGTCGGTTGTGTCATGATAACAATGAAGATCATCAGCTAGATCGCTTTAAAGTAAAGGAAGTGCAGTGCATAAACTGTGAAAAAATCCAACAC GCCCAACAGACTTGTGAAGAATGTAGCACATTGTTTGGAGAATATTATTGCAGTATATGCCATCTTTTTGACAAAGACAAGAAGCAGTATCATTGTGAAAACTGTGGAATTTGTAG GATTGGTCCAAAGGAAGATTTTTTCCATTGTTTGAAATGTAACTTATGTCTAGCTATGAATCTCCAAGGAAAGCACAAG tgtATTGAAAATGTTTCCCGGCAGAATTGTCCAATATGTTTGGAG GACATTCACACATCCCGTGTTGTTGCTCATGTCTTGCCGTGTGGACATCTTTTACATAG aacgTGTTATGAAGAAATGTTGAAAGA AGGCTACAGATGTCCATTATGTATGCACTCTGCTTTAGATATGACTAGGTACTGGAGACAGCTGGATGATGAGGTAGCACAGACTCCTATGCCATCAGAATATCAGAACATGACTGTGGAT ATTCTCTGCAATGATTGCAATGGGAGATCTACTGTCCAGTTCCATATATTAGGCATGAAATGTAATATTTGTGAATCTTACAATACTGCTCAAGCTGGAGGATGTAGAATTTCACTAGATCAGCAATGA